A stretch of DNA from Oncorhynchus nerka isolate Pitt River linkage group LG22, Oner_Uvic_2.0, whole genome shotgun sequence:
ctaaaaccagcacttttactgaaacattgattcatgtgcactgtccctgtagaAATGAAATACACTCAACATCGACAGGACTGCATTGgtgaaggtgaaaagcttcatgttcctcggtgtacatatcactgacaatctgaaatgttcCACCCtcacagcgtggtgaagaaggtgcaacagcgcctcttcaaccttaggaggctgaagaaatgtggcttggtcCCTAAGACCCTTCCACACTTTTACAGatacaccattgagagcatcctgtcagcccgacctggtatggcaaatgcaccaCCTGCatccgcagggctctccagagggtggtgcggtctgcccaaagcATTACCGTTGGCACACTGCCTTTCCTCTAGGACACCTACAgctcccgatgtcacaggaaggccaaaaagatcattaaggaaatcaaccacctgagccaagGGCCgttcatcccgctatcatccagaaggcgaggtcagtacaggtcagagtactgggaccgagagactgaaaaacagcttttatctcaaggtcatcagactcttaaatagccatcactatccagcctccacccagtaccctgccctgaatttagtcactgtcactagccggctaccacctggttACTCATCCATGCACCtttgaggctgctgccctatgtacatagacatggaatcactggtcactttaataatgtttacatactgtttaactAATTGCACATGAATATAccgtattctactgtattatagtcaatgccactccgacattgctcgtcctaatattgatGTATTTCTTCATTTTATTATTTTACcttgatttgtgtgtattgttgtgacttgttagatactactgcattgttgtagctagaaacacaatcatttcgcTAGACCTGCAATAACATCAGCTTAATATGTGTacgtgactaatacaatttgatttgaagtaggTGTAGATATTGACATAGGCTTCTTTGGGCCATTTGGTAGGGTTGTCTGCACAGCTGGTCTCAGGCAAGTTGAAAGGACATATAGGCAAGTGAACAAGAATCAACTTTTCTAAATACCTAGACCGTTCAAGCTTAGGCAAAGACTGGAAGTAGTTATGCGGCATATCTAAAACTAGCGAATTAGATCGAGATTAATTTATCTCGCTAGCCAGCAAGCTAACTAGAAAAAAGCTTAGGGTTAACAAACAGCGACGTAAGTATAATGTCGCAGCTTTACTAGCTTTATGGCACATTCATAActactcggaactgggaaatctccgaCTTCCTTTCTTTCaaaactgggaactcgggaatAAAAAAAGCTCCAAATGGAAAAaatcgttttgaacggtcatccaactcggaattcaaaCTCaggactctttctagagctccgactggAACATCACTTtcagtaccagccaaaagtttggacacacctactcaagcaAGAGttattctttattttgactattttctacattgtagaataatagtgaagacatcaaaactatgacataacacatatggaatcaagtacAGTAGTAACAGAAAAGTAACTAAACAAATCAGAATAtacttttatatttgagattattaaaagtagccaccctttgccttgacagctttgcacactcttggcattctctcaaccagcttcatgaggtagtcacctggaatgcatttcaaatttgagatttttggttccaaccgccatgtctttgtgagatgcagagtaggtgaacggatcatCTCCACATCTTgaagggaactccttcaagactattcgaaaagcattccaggtgaagctggttgagagaatgctaagagtgtgcaaagctgtcatcagggcaaagggtggctacttttaataatctcaaatataaaaatatattctgatttgtttaaTTACTTttctgttactacatgattccatatgtgttatttcatagtgttgatgtcgtcactattattctacaatctcgaaaatagtaaaaataaagaaaaactcttgaatgagtaggcgtgcccaagtttttgactggtactgtacgacATGATCTTGATCTATTTTTCTgaattcccagttgttttgaacacagcATTACTGTCAGTGTTTGCAGGTCGGGTAAATATGTATCATGTAAATCATTTGTTGTTGTGAGAGCCAAGTATGTTAATAAAGACACGCGAGGCTGCTGAAAACGTTTGTTGAAACGACAGTGTCAGTAGTTGGCTTAGGATGACGCCAAAGATAggctaattacatgggagtaccCTACCTAAAACACTGGCCAAAAGAACAATTTTAATAGGATATCTGTGTCTAGTTTGCTAACGTTATTTGTGATCACTCAAATAAGCACATTTTCATATATTGGCTATGCACTATATTATGCTATATATTATTTATTAGATGTGTCCGATTCATAGTGAATGAACACGGTCAACGTTTTCATAAAACAACGCGCTTCAAGTATTGCGCGCTTTTTGGATTAGTGGTTTTGccgtacaacaacaacagaaatggCGTCTTCCCAGGATGTCCACGTCCGTATTTGTGGACAAGAAATAATCAAATATGATCTCGAAATTAAAGCTCTCATTCAGGTACATCCATCTTAACAACTTTtaacttattttatttattaggTTTACCTTGTGTCATTTCAATATGCGGTTGTGAGCCAAGATGGTGTACATTTGTCCAGCTGTCTAATCTAGCCTAGTTCATtttggctggctagctaactagctaattgCGGAGAGCAAGCGATGCAATATAGCTAGTTTCACGAATGTGTATTATATTGAATGGACAGTTACATAAATGTATATTCTCTTGATTAGGACATTAGAGAATGTCCGGGGCCACAAAGTGTGCTGATGGATTTCAACTCCAAAGTAAAAGAGAAATTAAATCAACTGCGACTGAGAATCCAGGTAGTTATGTAAATCAATGCTAATTTATTTTTAGATCGCATTTATTGTGATTAGAGAGCTAGGAAAAACTAATCTGAACTATACATTACATTCACAGAATATGGAACAAATGGCTAAGgaacaagacagagagacagacaaacaagcCATcctgagtgagacagagagtcatCGCAGACAGAATCTGAGGTGAGAGATTGGGATCCAGATTCCTATTTAACATGCCATTGACCTCACACCTTTTGGAATTCCCTGACTGAATATTTTCATATTATTTCCATCTACAGTAACCAGACAGCTTGGAGGAAGGCAAACTTGGCATGTAAACTGTCCATTGACAACCTTGAGAAAGATCAACTTCTGAATGGTGGAGACTCTACTGTGAGACAGCGGTGAGTCGTGCTCTTCTCATCAGGCACAGCCATTAGCTATTTTATTAATGCTCTATGTCCAGTTTCTTATTCCTACAATCATTATTCTTCACAGCCTGAAAAATCCTATTTTCAACACACCCTAATGTACAGGCTAAAAGATACCCCCTCTAACAGGGTGACAGGGACAGAAAGTTGAGATTGCATTGAATTTAGTTCTAGTGTGtcatcccctctctgtgtgtgtgtgttctcaggaaAGCAACTAAGGAGAGTCTGGTCCAGACGTCTGGTGACATCACAGAGAGCCTGATGAGCATCAGTCGTATGATGGCCCAGTCGGTGTCTCAGAGTGAGGAGACCATCGGCACTCTGGGTAAGAGACTACTCATTCAGGAAGGGAGAACAGTCACAAAATGGGTGCCAGTGGTTAGTGCTTGAAGACAAATATAAGATACGATAACTTTGTCCATTCACATTTTAAAAAAGTTAGCATACAAAATACACAatcaatacactataatacaaatAATGCAATACAAAAATGGCTGGAAAGTGAGAACACATTCACATAGCCTAGTCCCTTTGGCATACTGTCCTCAGTGTCCCTGGGTGGTTACAGACTTCGTCCATTAGGCTAGAACACTTTGCATTTCCAGCACCTATTCTAATTCATGCAAGCCACTCTCTTATTAAGCTATGATAAATTACTGTAAAACTTTAATTAAACGCTGAGTCTCAAATAGTCGccaattttatttggaatggcaagccagacaaaattaaaagagCCAATTTATATCACGAATATGAATTTGTGGGGCAGAaattattaaagcattagacctctcactaaaaggtatcagtcatacaaaagtaaTATTTAAATCAGTaatggttctctagtaaattggtaggaatgtctcaccccatgttcaagaattgcccttttccctttattcagattacaactgctCACTTTCGGTCGTTTGAAAACggaatcatctccaaaatatagttcttttttaaacaagccttaaaagttggttgcaattttagtttaatccacctgaaaaaaactgaacaaatattacaacaaatattgtggttaaactcaaacaTACTAACTGATAAAAATAACTTATTTTTcgataaattaaataaatattttgttgtaaattatatcataaataggactggtggagttaggtcacatgcagctaacacagacatatggaaatgtctgctttacccaaaaagtaaggaacttgtctgtcggccctgcattaaagaccataaatggttaaagaaaattgtgataaataaaaaacatataccaatttatTTTAAGGACCAAAacattgacagctgtgccatataaattgcaaaatagttgggaagagttTTTCGATGTACctattccatggcacatggtttatgaattgacacgcaAAACAACGGCAGattcaaaacttcacatttttcaatttaaatgattatacaacatttaaaaaaataatagaatgttatatcatttatttattttggtactgtccatatgtagctcgtttttggtcacaggtctaagaatggctgaagaattgcaacatttgcctagaactaatgctgcagatagcaatactgtgtgatttgaaaagtcagtcagtcaataatattattattatttcagcaAAAAAtgagaagctatgagaatagaaaggtttaGTACTTCTGTGAAGCATCGTAGCACAGTTGAAACATACAGTGGgttaaaaaagtatttagtcagccaccaattgtgcaagttctcccacttaaaaatatgagagaggcctgtaattttcatcataggtacacttcaactatgacagacaaaatgagaaaagaatccagaaaatcacattgtaggatttttaatgaatttatttgcaaattatggtggaaaataagtatttggtcacctacaaacaagcaagatttctggctctcacagacctgttctttaagaggctcctctgtcctccactcgttacctgtattaatggcacctgtttgaacttgttatcagtataaaagacacctgtccacaacctcaaacagtcacactacaaactccactatggccaagaccaaagagctgtcaaaggacaccagaaacaaaattgtagacctgcaccaggctgggaagactgcatctgcaataggtaagcagcttggtttgaagaaatcaactgtgggagcaattattaggaaatggaagacatacaagaccactgataatctccctcgatctggggctccacgcaagatctcaccccgtggggtcaaaatgatcacaagaacggtgagcaaaaatcccagaaccacacggggggacctagtgaatgacctgcagagagctgggaccaaagtaacaaagcctaccatcagtaacacattacaccgccagggactcaaatcctgcagtgccagacgtgtcctcctgcttaagccagtatatgtccaggcccgtctgaagtttgctagagagcatttggatgatccagaagaagattgggagaatgttagatgaaaccaaaatataactttttggtaaaaactcaacttgtcgtgtttggaggacaaagaattactccagctctgtcaggaggaatgggccaaaattcacccaatttattgtgggaagtaGAAAGGTTCAAAATTCATGTAGAACATCACAGCACaatttgaaaatatatggcacagGGAAACCAAACGAGGTCTATGTTGATGGGCGGAGACTGCCTAAACGGTGGGATTAAAGAGTTGATGTATTATGTGATTGCTTtatataaaagtaccatgtatATAAAATGTATGTCGCAGAAAAGCTGTAAAAATAAAGATGTCCTCCGAAGAGGTGGATgaatgaataaaaaataaataaacaacacATTACTGCAGGAAATGTATTAATATGCTGGAATTAACTATGCAAATGAGCAAAAGCTGTGTCCGTTAAGGAAATAGACGCCTGGCTCATAAGCGCCTGTTGTGTTCAGTGATTTGAGCAAATAAACGCCCAAGCTATTTTTGAAATTTTACAGTAGTCATGTTTTGTAGAAATGCACATTCACTCATACAGTACTTGTCCTCTTATATAGCTACATCTTCAAGAACAGTCCTGGAAACGGATGAAGAGTTCAAATCCATGACAGGAACCATACATTTGGGAAGGAAACTGATCTCGAAGTATAATCGACGAGAATTGACTGACAAACTACTAATCTTTCTAGCAGTAGCTTTGTTTTTAGCTACTGTCTTGTACATTTTGAAAAAAAGGCTGTTCCCATTCATTTAGAGGAAATTGTAAGCAATTGCCAGTTTTGTCCTTTGATATTACTCCCCAAAACGACATCTGTAATGTCACTGCAGTCATGCTGCATTTCGAACCTTTCAATGTCTTTCTTGCCCTACTACAGCCTTGTGCATGGCCATTTTACATCTTCAAAACTGTCTGACATGCATTATCTATACCACAGAGGAATGACCTTTAATGGTAAACTCACCGCAGATGTTGA
This window harbors:
- the LOC115105239 gene encoding vesicle transport protein SEC20-like gives rise to the protein MASSQDVHVRICGQEIIKYDLEIKALIQDIRECPGPQSVLMDFNSKVKEKLNQLRLRIQNMEQMAKEQDRETDKQAILSETESHRRQNLSNQTAWRKANLACKLSIDNLEKDQLLNGGDSTVRQRKATKESLVQTSGDITESLMSISRMMAQSVSQSEETIGTLATSSRTVLETDEEFKSMTGTIHLGRKLISKYNRRELTDKLLIFLAVALFLATVLYILKKRLFPFI